A region from the Nocardioides exalbidus genome encodes:
- a CDS encoding uracil-xanthine permease family protein: protein MSMFKWDVVDPAPGEAVLPHQRLPWGKTIGLGAQHVVAMFGATFVFPLVMGLDANLAIMFSGLCTILFLLIVQNRVPSYLGTSASFVASVAAIRMLDEGNDSSYVTGAILVGGLVLAAVGVLVHFAGAELIHKILPPAVTGAVVMLIGFNLAPVVAGVYWPQDQWIALLTAAFMVFAAVMLPGFWSRIAVFLALIFGYVLSWLADLVLGPITSVLGGATEATEHDRVSWAGVQAADWIGLPSGTLADGVSVVHGPSFSLTAILLVLPGVIALVAENTGHVKAVAEMTGENLDPYMGRAIGADGVATAFASAFGGSPTTTYAENIGVMGATRVYSTAAYYVAAGVAILLGLCPKFGAIVSATPGGVLGGITVVLYGMIGLVGAKIWVENNVDFGNPVNMVGLAAGIIAGVGGVTLTFTDDFQLGGISLGTILVIVFFHMVKGRTGDGAGRVTRNLSHTESAEGEAK from the coding sequence ATGTCGATGTTCAAGTGGGACGTGGTGGATCCCGCTCCGGGCGAGGCGGTGCTCCCGCACCAGCGCCTCCCGTGGGGCAAGACCATCGGGCTCGGCGCCCAGCACGTGGTCGCGATGTTCGGAGCGACCTTCGTCTTCCCGCTGGTGATGGGGCTCGACGCCAACCTCGCCATCATGTTCTCGGGCCTCTGCACGATCCTGTTCCTGCTGATCGTCCAGAACCGCGTGCCCAGCTATCTCGGCACGAGCGCCTCCTTCGTGGCGTCGGTCGCGGCGATCCGGATGCTCGACGAGGGCAACGACTCGTCCTACGTCACCGGCGCGATCCTGGTCGGCGGCCTCGTCCTCGCAGCCGTCGGCGTGCTCGTCCACTTCGCGGGTGCGGAGCTGATCCACAAGATCCTGCCGCCGGCCGTGACCGGTGCCGTGGTCATGCTGATCGGCTTCAACCTCGCGCCGGTGGTCGCGGGCGTCTACTGGCCCCAGGACCAGTGGATCGCACTGCTGACCGCGGCGTTCATGGTCTTCGCGGCCGTGATGCTGCCGGGCTTCTGGTCGCGCATCGCGGTCTTCCTGGCGCTGATCTTCGGCTACGTCCTGTCCTGGCTCGCCGACCTCGTCCTCGGCCCGATCACGTCCGTCCTCGGCGGCGCGACCGAGGCGACCGAGCACGACCGCGTCTCCTGGGCAGGCGTCCAGGCAGCCGACTGGATCGGGCTCCCGAGCGGCACGCTGGCCGACGGCGTCTCCGTCGTGCACGGCCCGTCGTTCTCGCTCACCGCGATCCTCCTCGTCCTCCCGGGCGTCATCGCCCTCGTCGCCGAGAACACCGGCCACGTCAAGGCGGTCGCCGAGATGACCGGGGAGAACCTCGACCCCTACATGGGCCGCGCGATCGGTGCCGACGGCGTCGCGACCGCCTTCGCCAGCGCCTTCGGCGGCTCGCCGACCACGACGTACGCCGAGAACATCGGCGTCATGGGTGCCACCCGGGTCTACTCGACCGCGGCCTACTACGTCGCCGCCGGCGTCGCGATCCTGCTGGGCCTGTGCCCGAAGTTCGGTGCCATCGTCAGCGCCACCCCCGGTGGTGTGCTCGGCGGCATCACGGTTGTCCTCTACGGGATGATCGGACTCGTGGGAGCGAAGATCTGGGTCGAGAACAACGTCGACTTCGGCAACCCCGTCAACATGGTCGGCCTCGCCGCGGGCATCATCGCCGGCGTGGGTGGCGTCACCCTGACCTTCACCGACGACTTCCAGCTCGGCGGCATCTCGCTCGGCACGATCCTCGTCATCGTCTTCTTCCACATGGTGAAGGGGCGCACGGGCGACGGCGCCGGTCGCGTGACCCGGAACCTCAGCCACACCGAGTCCGCAGAGGGCGAGGCCAAGTAA
- a CDS encoding FAD binding domain-containing protein, giving the protein MKPAPFAYLRPTTLDEALAALAEDQGAKVLAGGQSLVPLLSMRLAAPSTLVDINALPDLGHVTADADGVRIGALARHAEVLASAEAADVQPLLAMALSHVAHPTIRNRGTTVGSLVHADAAAEMPMVLRLLEGSVDVASVRGRRTVPAAELFAGPLESTLAHDEIAVGASFPALAPGAGVAFQEIARRHGDYALVGVAAHVQLGTGADGDTVTRARLGFVSVSDVPTVVDVTDALGAPAEKALAELDPADDIHATAIYRAHLVKVLVPKVLAAATDHARDRRAS; this is encoded by the coding sequence GTGAAGCCCGCACCCTTCGCCTACCTGCGTCCGACCACCCTCGACGAAGCCCTCGCGGCCCTCGCGGAGGACCAGGGGGCGAAGGTGCTGGCAGGCGGCCAGTCGCTGGTGCCGCTGCTGTCCATGCGGCTGGCCGCTCCCTCGACCCTGGTCGACATCAACGCACTGCCGGACCTCGGCCACGTCACCGCCGACGCGGACGGCGTCCGGATCGGCGCCCTCGCCCGCCACGCCGAGGTCCTCGCCTCGGCGGAGGCGGCCGACGTGCAGCCGCTGCTCGCGATGGCGCTGTCCCACGTCGCCCACCCCACGATCCGCAACCGGGGTACGACGGTCGGCTCCCTCGTGCACGCCGACGCCGCGGCCGAGATGCCGATGGTGCTGCGACTGCTGGAGGGATCCGTGGACGTCGCATCGGTGCGCGGTCGTCGTACGGTCCCGGCCGCCGAGCTGTTCGCCGGCCCGCTCGAGTCGACGCTGGCCCACGACGAGATCGCGGTCGGGGCGTCGTTCCCGGCCCTCGCGCCGGGCGCGGGCGTGGCGTTCCAGGAGATCGCCCGTCGCCACGGTGACTACGCCCTCGTCGGCGTCGCCGCCCACGTGCAGCTGGGCACGGGCGCGGACGGCGACACCGTCACCCGCGCGCGGCTCGGCTTCGTGTCGGTGAGCGACGTGCCGACCGTCGTCGACGTCACCGACGCACTCGGTGCACCCGCCGAGAAGGCGCTGGCCGAGCTCGACCCGGCCGACGACATCCACGCGACCGCGATCTACCGCGCCCACCTCGTGAAGGTGCTGGTGCCGAAGGTGCTCGCGGCCGCCACCGACCACGCACGTGACAGGAGGGCCTCATGA
- a CDS encoding (2Fe-2S)-binding protein, whose protein sequence is MSIQPSPSGEELHDVRLTVNGTVHEVRVPARRLLSDALRHDLGLTGTHVGCEHGVCGACTILVDGRPMRSCLMFAVSAVDSEITTVEGLTEPDGTAQGRLSPVQQGFQDCHGLQCGFCTPGFLTTITAGLRDNPDPTEDEAREMIAGNLCRCTGYQNIVKSVLRAAEITKERE, encoded by the coding sequence ATGAGCATCCAGCCCAGCCCGTCGGGGGAGGAGCTCCACGACGTCCGCCTCACCGTCAACGGGACGGTCCACGAGGTGCGGGTGCCTGCCCGTCGGCTGCTGTCCGACGCGCTGCGCCACGACCTCGGCCTCACCGGCACGCACGTCGGCTGCGAGCACGGCGTCTGCGGGGCGTGCACGATCCTGGTCGACGGCAGGCCGATGCGCTCGTGCCTGATGTTCGCGGTCTCGGCGGTCGACTCCGAGATCACCACGGTCGAGGGGCTGACCGAGCCGGACGGCACCGCGCAGGGACGGCTGAGCCCCGTCCAGCAGGGATTCCAGGACTGCCACGGCCTCCAGTGCGGCTTCTGCACGCCCGGCTTCCTCACCACGATCACCGCGGGGCTGCGTGACAACCCCGACCCCACCGAGGACGAGGCGCGGGAGATGATCGCCGGCAACCTCTGTCGCTGCACCGGCTACCAGAACATCGTGAAGTCGGTCCTGCGTGCTGCGGAGATCACCAAGGAGCGCGAGTGA
- the cutA gene encoding aerobic carbon-monoxide dehydrogenase large subunit yields MTTKLFGTKVPRVEDQRFLRGQGRYVDDLLTDDPRLLHSAVLRSPHAHARIVDIDVSDLLDLEGVLAVWTWDDLTGPMAEPLPLLIPHPTLTHGRTQYALARDEVNYVGEAIAFVVAVDRYVAEDAVSRIRVDYEQLKPVVGIAAARAAATAVHDDVPDNVGARMTQENGDARAAIAAAPHVLTLDLDIERSACTPMEGRGTVARWDPDTSRLTVWSSTQTSTGVRGCVAAKLGLDLAKVDVITPDVGGGFGVKINHPWPEELLVPLAAMTLGRPVKFTEDRREHFISSAHERAQQHHVEVGFDDDGHVLGLHVQFWHDHGAYTPYGLIVPIITSTQLLGPYKPDNYRVSLESLYTNTVIVTPYRGAGRPQGCFVMERTMDAIAAYLGKDRTEVRSTNFIQPDEFPYEHGLVFQDGRPLTYDSGDYPASLTKLKELVGWDEFEDFRAEMAAQGRRVGIGLACYVEGTGVGPYEGAHVHIETSGKVKVATGLTTQGQGHQTAFAQIVADTLGVRFEDVEITTGDTRKMPYAVGTFASRAAVMSGSAIHLAALRAKEKALRIAAEALEAAEDDLEISDGVVSVRGTDASIDLGTVAVLSNPLRYAFDEASKAATQFSVGDPGKPPVAEDDEPGLEGKDFYSPERSTFANGMHAVIVETDPDTAEITILKYAVVHDCGHLINPMIVEGQIHGGVAQGVGGALYERMEYDESGQLLNASFMDFLMPYVTEVPTTIDIDHLETPSPLNPLGIKGAGEAGVIPSAAVFAAAIEDAEGFPIAAMPISPSELFALRLEHDLKETPA; encoded by the coding sequence GTGACCACCAAGCTGTTCGGCACCAAGGTCCCGCGGGTCGAGGACCAGCGCTTCCTGCGCGGCCAGGGCCGCTACGTCGACGACCTGCTCACCGACGACCCGCGGCTGCTGCACTCCGCCGTCCTCCGCTCGCCCCACGCGCACGCGCGCATCGTCGACATCGACGTCTCCGACCTGCTCGACCTCGAGGGCGTGCTGGCCGTGTGGACGTGGGACGACCTCACCGGCCCGATGGCCGAGCCGCTGCCGCTGCTGATCCCGCACCCGACGCTGACCCACGGCCGCACGCAGTACGCACTGGCCAGGGACGAGGTCAACTACGTCGGCGAGGCGATCGCCTTCGTCGTCGCCGTCGACCGCTACGTCGCCGAGGACGCCGTCTCGCGGATCCGCGTCGACTACGAGCAGCTGAAGCCCGTCGTGGGCATCGCCGCCGCCCGCGCCGCGGCCACGGCCGTGCACGACGACGTACCCGACAACGTCGGCGCCCGGATGACGCAGGAGAACGGCGACGCCCGTGCCGCCATCGCGGCCGCGCCGCACGTGCTGACCCTCGACCTCGACATCGAGCGCTCCGCCTGCACGCCGATGGAGGGCCGCGGCACCGTGGCCCGGTGGGACCCCGACACGTCCCGCCTGACGGTGTGGAGCTCGACCCAGACCAGCACCGGCGTCCGCGGCTGCGTGGCCGCCAAGCTCGGGCTCGACCTGGCGAAGGTCGACGTGATCACGCCCGACGTGGGCGGCGGCTTCGGCGTGAAGATCAACCACCCGTGGCCCGAGGAGCTGCTCGTCCCGCTGGCGGCGATGACACTGGGTCGGCCGGTGAAGTTCACCGAGGACCGCCGCGAGCACTTCATCTCGTCGGCCCACGAGCGCGCGCAGCAGCACCACGTCGAGGTCGGCTTCGACGACGACGGCCACGTGCTCGGCCTGCACGTGCAGTTCTGGCACGACCACGGCGCCTACACGCCCTACGGCCTGATCGTCCCGATCATCACCTCGACGCAGCTGCTCGGCCCCTACAAGCCGGACAACTACCGCGTGTCCCTCGAGTCGCTCTACACCAACACCGTCATCGTCACGCCCTACCGCGGCGCCGGCCGCCCGCAGGGCTGCTTCGTCATGGAGCGGACGATGGACGCCATTGCGGCCTACCTCGGCAAGGACCGCACCGAGGTCCGCTCGACCAACTTCATCCAGCCCGACGAGTTCCCCTACGAGCACGGACTGGTCTTCCAGGACGGCCGCCCGCTGACCTACGACTCGGGTGACTACCCCGCCTCGCTCACCAAGCTCAAGGAGCTCGTCGGCTGGGACGAGTTCGAGGACTTCCGCGCCGAGATGGCCGCCCAGGGGAGGCGGGTCGGCATCGGGCTGGCCTGCTACGTCGAGGGCACCGGCGTCGGCCCCTACGAGGGCGCGCACGTCCACATCGAGACGTCCGGCAAGGTCAAGGTGGCGACCGGCCTCACCACCCAGGGCCAGGGTCACCAGACGGCGTTCGCGCAGATCGTCGCCGACACCCTGGGCGTGCGGTTCGAGGACGTCGAGATCACCACCGGCGACACCCGCAAGATGCCCTACGCGGTGGGCACCTTCGCCTCCCGCGCGGCCGTGATGAGCGGCTCGGCCATCCATCTCGCGGCGCTGCGCGCCAAGGAGAAGGCGCTGCGGATCGCGGCCGAGGCGCTCGAGGCGGCCGAGGACGACCTCGAGATCTCCGACGGCGTCGTCTCGGTGCGCGGCACCGACGCCTCCATCGACCTCGGCACCGTGGCAGTGCTGTCCAACCCGCTGCGCTACGCCTTCGACGAGGCGTCCAAGGCGGCCACCCAGTTCTCCGTCGGCGACCCCGGCAAGCCGCCGGTCGCCGAGGACGACGAGCCCGGCCTGGAGGGGAAGGACTTCTACTCGCCCGAGCGCTCCACCTTCGCCAACGGCATGCACGCCGTGATCGTGGAGACCGACCCCGACACGGCCGAGATCACGATCCTCAAGTACGCCGTCGTCCACGACTGCGGCCACCTCATCAACCCGATGATCGTCGAGGGGCAGATCCACGGCGGCGTCGCGCAGGGCGTCGGCGGTGCGCTCTACGAGCGGATGGAGTACGACGAGTCGGGGCAGCTGCTCAACGCCTCGTTCATGGACTTCCTGATGCCCTACGTCACCGAGGTCCCCACGACCATCGACATCGACCACCTCGAGACCCCGTCGCCGCTCAACCCGCTCGGC